GCTTATCTTTCAGACCAGACAAACTGTTTATCTGAAATTTCCAGAATCTTTTGtcaagaaggaaaagagcttctgCAATGTTCCCTCATGAGCTTATAAATAAACAGTCTGTGTTATATTTTGGCCCTCTGCACTAGGTCTAAATAGCATGGAGGCACTCAGCGCGGCCAACGTGGGATTCGCCATTGATTTCTTCAAGCATGTGTGCAAGACTCAAAACCACCAAAATGTCCTGGTTTCACCATGGAGCATTTCCTCTATTATGGCGATTATATACCTTGGGGCCAAAAACCGTACTGCAGAGCAGATAGCCAAGGTAAGCGTTGTGCTGTTCATTCACAGTGTAAATCTTTGAAGAGAGGGCTGCCATTATGAGGGATAATTGTGGCACCTACCATGTGAAAGAGATCTGTTTGTGATTATAGAAAAGTGTTTCCAAATTTTTCAGCGACTGGGGTTTtgatgtttttgtctgttttgattttttttaaatggagctaTTTCAGACAGCattcaaaagtaacattttcccccttctagcactttttaaaaaatgataagataACTGTATGAagttccatatgtaaaacaaacaaaatcaaaccCAGCATCTTGGCTTTTTAGTTGGTCCTAAGAAAGGTCTTGCCCAATTATGGATCCTGTTTTCCGTTACACAAACTGGTTAGGAACTGGCAAATAATGTTTCTGGGTGAGGAATCAAGGTACCCTTTTCCTTTTAACATTGCATTGTGAAATACAGGATTGACTGTCATTAATACCTTGACCAGTAGCTGTGTCTTAACTGAAATATGAGCCAGGCAGGTGTAAAGGATTAAGCCGTGGAGCACTACATGCATccagcatctttttaaaatccaggttTCTGGTAGGGCTGATCTAAGATACTTTGTTGTCGAGTGAATGGACAAGATGGACTTTTCCCTTGTTCCGTGTCCAGGAGCCAACTAGATTTGAGTTGGATGTTCAGTGAGCAGAATATTGTTTGCTCTAATAACTGCAACAGATCTTATAGAGCCTGGACAcaggaaaatatatttgcatcAACATCTTCCAGACTGGTCTACCATTACCTTAATCATCTTATGGTACCAGGTTTGCATCTAGGAATGAGTTTTTTGGGTTAcaccaagatacagtggtgcctcgctagacaatgataatccgttccactgaaatcactttttaacgaaatcattgtctagcgaaaagcatttccccattggaatgcattgaaacctgtttaatgtgttccaatggggaagaatcatcgttgtctagtgaagattggccataggaaagccgctttgcaaaccgccgatcacctgtttaaatcgctgtcttgcgaagcttaggtcccaaaaacacctgtttgcaagcatggagggagctgtcaaaatcgtcgtctagtgaaaatcagttttcgaagcagggaccaaacattgtccagcaaaattcccccatagaaatcactgttttgcaaattgctatagcgatcgcaaaaagccaatgtctagcgacaaaactgtcatgcagggtaactgtctaacaaggcaccactatagtttTACACAgcatcctttgttgttgttggcaaTTATTCAAAGTGATTTCATTTACAACACATACAAAGGCAACAGTGTGGTTCCCTCTGTTACCAGACTAAAAGGTGTTGGGCAGCTACTCCATCTTGTCCTTTCTGTTAGGAAACCCTTTCGGAAAACCAAGGAGAGTGACAACATGAAGGCACTGTCATTGGAAACCCCTGTTAGGTGAATGAGGCATGGTGACAACATAATACGTGCTTTATCTGGAGACCGTCCAAATGACTGTGAGAGAACATGCAGCATACTATATTGATGTGATTTTGTATGCCTCTTTCCTTGCATCTATTCCCATTGCAGGTGCTTCACTTTGATAAAGCGGGAGGAAATGAGACTGCCCGTCGAAGAAGACATCCACGAGTCTATTCCAAACTAGAAGAGCTTTTGTATAACCCTTGCATCCAAATTCCAAAGGTGACTTACTAAAAACAGACTATATCTCAGATAAATATGAGTtagaaaattaaaacattatttttaacatAATTCTTGCCTATtcttgaacattttttaaaaactgttttcaatTACTCTCACCCTCCTAcattaaatttacattttaaaaggactaAATTGCATGactgccaggtttttttttacaaatttttCTGAATTTAGACCTTTGAGTAGGGAGAACAGGGCCAAGGGAATTGCTCTTACATGGTTATAGGGCAGAGCACTTAGAACCagaacttgcattttttttaaaaagaaaaaaggaaaagggaaatacatttttgttaCTTTGTGAATAGCCAAACTCCCATGACCAAAATCTCTCTCTGTATTGGAAGCAATGAGTACAGTGTCACATCAACATATTGCAATATTCTCAATTGTTAGGCTACTTATTAAAAGTAACAAAATTGGTGATGTTGTTACCTGCAAAGTAACATGTTGCAGACAAGACTGTTACCGCTAACACATTATTTCCAGTCTTCACTTGTAATACCTCTTCCATTTAACaacataaaaatttaaaaaaaaaacttccttctAAAGCAAAAGTATGCAGTCTACAGCTAATATGTTTACTTTTCCTGACAAACAAACTTAGCTCTTGTGCCCAAATAACTATCTACCTAGGGTTTTTTTTCCGTGAGAATAGCAGACACAGACAGAACATAGACACTACTAATACAGGTATCAATAAATATTCCAGATAGAAGACAGTAGATCAGACTTGCTGATCACCTCTGCTGACCTGGATAAAACAATGAAATGGGTGTGCGGGTATGAGTTAGGTATATCTCTTTCTATTAAAATTTaaccgctggatagctcagtggtttaggtatctagttgcagagccagagattgggagatcgattcctcacagtgcctccttaacaaggggctggactcgatgatccatagggtcccttccagctttatattatattatattatattatattatattatattatattatattatattatattatattatattacattacattacattacattacattacattatattatattatattatttaacaGACTCGATACAAAAGTCTTAGAGCTGATAAAAATATTGGCTCTAAGACTTTTGTATCAATAGGCATATTTCCTCTGAAACTAAATATTTCTTGTTCACACTCTCTAAGAATTACATTAACAAGCATGCTTATATTTCTCTGGGTTGACTCTGCATTCTGCAAAATAATGAAGGAGCATTGTTAAGATGGTCATTAGAATAACTGTGGACATAGATACTGAAGGCCTCAGTTGcttgtttattttgtcttttgttttgtgtcctaaaacagaaagaaggaacatgtGGCTTTCCACAATGTTGTTGGACTGGACCAACACCAGTGCTAGCCAACACAGCTAATGGCAAAGCAtccccaacatctggaaggtcacatgtTTCTTGTGCCTGCCCCAGTCATAAGACATTCTGTCTGTCTTTGGTCCAAACCAGAGATTTCCCCATCAGCCTCTATTATAACTGAGGAACTGTGTCATATACTGAACTGCTGCAATGAAggacattgtatttatttattatttatatatttaatacatatttatCTTGGTTTTCACAAAAAAATTTTCCACTAAAGCAGTTCTTAATAATTAAAACTCGGTACACAATGCTGAAATCAGCATTAATGACAATGAAAGTATCGCAGGCTATTCAACAAGTGGGGAGCAAAAAactgccagaggaggcaaaatGATTTGCTAGTGGCTAGTTGTTGATATGAATATATGGTCTatgctgagtcaacctttagctggctacctgggactgaacaccaggccatgagcacagttttggctgcagtacagcagtttaaccgctgtgccatgaggctcttcagtTACTCCTTCCCCAACCCTGATCTAAGAGAGATAAAGGAGAAATACTGGGGTACAGAACAAAATGCTGCAAGAAGTGATGGAGAGGTTATGATATGAGTACCATGTAGGGGTTAATCAATGCTGCTTTTCTCTTAAGCTTGAGAACTCCGTTGAAACATCAGACAACATCCATTCAAGGTTCCAGGCACTTAGCAAAGAAATCAATCAACCCACCAAACATTTTTTGCTTAGAAGTGTCAATCAACTTTATGGCGACAGATCAGTGCCTTTCCAAAAAGTGAGTGGCTTTATTTTATGCAACCCAAAATGGCTTAATATTGTAGAAGGATTTGTATATGTGAGCTCTAGAGCTATGCATGATGGATTGTATCATTTTGCAAGGTCCATTCTCCTGTGACTTTTGAGTTTGAGACTTGAAACCCTGGTTTTCCTGCAATAACCCTTTGTTAGAAGAGGTACAACTCTTAATTCTTGTGTATGTCTTAATCAGACCAAGCATTTGGaatatctttctctgtttctgaTCCCTAACTCCCTGTGAGGACAATATATTGTATAAATTCACTGGGTATGAGTGTGATccattgtgatctatttcccagtgattACACCACACATGGGGAAACGTGCTCCAGTCTGACCCTAATCATGCCTAAgttgtagggcttctacttttgggagCCAGGCCGGAGCGAATCcctggaagggttgctttaaggaatACCATTCTCTTTAAAGCAATCCTTTGTGGAGCCATCAGGCAAATGTCTTGGAAGCAGTTTGATTGCACCATATGATAGCGGTCTGGACACAGGCAAATACAGTTTGGATTGTGCAGAAAGCAGGTGCAGGTTGGCTGGAAACACATCATAACTGACAAGGAAATGTGACGAAGTTTTATGGGACTTGGCAGAAGGCTATTGGCCTTTGGAGTCACCTGACATCCACAAGAAGTAAGGCTGCACTTGTTACATTGCTCTCTGTGGTAACATCATGAATAAAGCAGTCATTAGTTCCCTCCTTCAGCAAGGAGCCATGGCAATGTGCAGAGTGACTACATGTTTGGTTTTCAAGAGGGCAGTTCCCTATCAGAAGTACTGCCAAGGACAAGTTTCAAGCCTTAGTTGTGGTAGGAGGAGAAAGAGCAGTAGgggctttaaaattcctcatCCTTGTTACCCACTGAATTGTAGACTGATTAGAAGGCACATTCTTCCTGTCATTGtgaaatatgttttatttctgtttaagatGTAGCATTTGGTTATAaggttgcatgcatgcatgcataagaattaatatggaaatatttgccttctgctttttcttctgctttggagattattttctctccttttttcaatAGTGAGATCATATCCACTCTACTAGTGcattataatacagtattttgtgcTCTGGTGGTTTCTTCAGCATACTTAAGATGATCCCTTTCTGGGATGATTTCCATAATGTAAATATAAGATTGGATAGATATTCTGTCTTCTCTTGcatataaatacaaaaaaaaatgtgtaggATTAAATTTTTACCATATGGAATTAAAGTCAAGAAGTTGGTAAAAACATGCAATAACAACAGTTGAGATTTTATTCTACTACTCTAGATGTAGCTTGTAAAGATATTATGAACATCACATAGATATTTTGTATCTCTGTTTGGCACTCATTAGCATGGATATAAAGCAAAATAGTATAAAAATTCACTTTCCCTTTAAGGACTTTTTACAGTCAGTGAAGGAATGCTATAAGGCAGAGCCACAAACAGTAAACTTCCAAGAAGCTGCAGAAGAAGTTAGGAAGAAGATCAATTCCTGGGTTGAATGCCAGACAGAAGGTGAGCTCAGCATGGTTCTTCTGCCTTTTACTAGGCCAGGAAAGAGACCTGGAAATAGAGAGCCCAGAACAGCATGTCAAAGATCAAAAGAATATATATTGGTTGGTGGtggtgcagtccaacaacattgtGGAAAGCCACGTGTTCCTCCTTCCTGTTTTAGGACAcgaaacaaaagacaaaataaacaagCAACTGAGGCCTTCAGTATATATGTCCACAGTTATTCTAATACCATCTTAACAAAgatcatatatatatactgctAACACCACAATGCTATATATACTGCTAACAGTATATATACTGCTAACACCACAATGCTTTTATCTCTTGGTTAGGCAAAGTGTGGTccttcaaatgttgttggactgcaactcccatcatcaagGAatagctttaccagttccacacctctaATAAGTTTCCttgtctgagcagggatttgaacccaggctccCTAAATCCTATTCTGTCACTATATTCAAatccaccacactgggtatcttaagagagccacttcagaatattggcaaattaaacattttcttggTTCTtgatgcaaggattgcaccaaatggcatagtGGACCTCCTTGCCACTATATTTAGCTTGATCTGGCCCAAGCCAAAATGGGGctgtagacacacacaccctaGGTGCACCTTGGGCTTGATCCATCAGCTCTTATTATGTTCTTATAGGAGAGGCAAACCCACAGAATACTCCTACCAGTAAAGTCCCATTTTAGAAGTGATTATTTCAAAAGCAGCAGCTGTGTTTCCTCGGATGAATAAAGTTATAGAAATATAACCAtgatttctcttctctccttctccggAAAGGTAAAATACAGAACCTGCTGAGTGAGGGGTCTGTAGATTCACTCACCCAGCTAATCTTGGTGAATGCGCTGTACTTTAAAGGAAACTGGGCAAAGACATTCAAGAAGGAAGATACAACAGACCAGCCTTTCAGATTGAACCAGGTAAGAATTGCATTCAAAGGAAATAAGGCGCTTTAGCTCACTATGTCCTGTTGCCCTATTTGCAGTGGCATAACTTATATCGTTGTGCTATGGAGTAATATAAGAAAAGGTTTCCTGCCCCAAAGATTCtacacaaatgtttttaaaaagctcaccTCTGTGTAAAATTCATGAAAGTAAAAAGTATGTGTGTTGTGTATTACTTTTCAGAGCACGAGTAAGCCAGTGAAGATGATGTTTCAGCATGATACATTCAACTGGAACTACATAAGAGAGCTACAGACTCAGATTCTAGAGCTCCAGTATCTCAGAAATGAACTCAGCATGTTTATACTGCTCCCTGATGACATTAGTGATGACGGCACCGGCCTGGAAAGGGTAAATACAAGCTTTAattgtttagattttgtttttcagaagcaTTTCTTTTCTCAGACATTCA
This sequence is a window from Pogona vitticeps strain Pit_001003342236 chromosome 4, PviZW2.1, whole genome shotgun sequence. Protein-coding genes within it:
- the LOC110090624 gene encoding leukocyte elastase inhibitor isoform X1: MKVCWNAILVGDSTAELLTGNSAYATGNNLICLNSMEALSAANVGFAIDFFKHVCKTQNHQNVLVSPWSISSIMAIIYLGAKNRTAEQIAKVLHFDKAGGNETARRRRHPRVYSKLEELLYNPCIQIPKLENSVETSDNIHSRFQALSKEINQPTKHFLLRSVNQLYGDRSVPFQKDFLQSVKECYKAEPQTVNFQEAAEEVRKKINSWVECQTEGKIQNLLSEGSVDSLTQLILVNALYFKGNWAKTFKKEDTTDQPFRLNQSTSKPVKMMFQHDTFNWNYIRELQTQILELQYLRNELSMFILLPDDISDDGTGLERLEKEITYEALSKWTSPEEMEEVEANVYLPRIQLEDHYELKSTLSSMGITDAFSTDHADFTGMSVEKELVLSQVFHKCFVDINEEGTEAASGSAADIVGRSDGGAVLFAADHPFLFFIRHNKTKSILFFGRFCCP
- the LOC110090624 gene encoding leukocyte elastase inhibitor isoform X2 gives rise to the protein MEALSAANVGFAIDFFKHVCKTQNHQNVLVSPWSISSIMAIIYLGAKNRTAEQIAKVLHFDKAGGNETARRRRHPRVYSKLEELLYNPCIQIPKLENSVETSDNIHSRFQALSKEINQPTKHFLLRSVNQLYGDRSVPFQKDFLQSVKECYKAEPQTVNFQEAAEEVRKKINSWVECQTEGKIQNLLSEGSVDSLTQLILVNALYFKGNWAKTFKKEDTTDQPFRLNQSTSKPVKMMFQHDTFNWNYIRELQTQILELQYLRNELSMFILLPDDISDDGTGLERLEKEITYEALSKWTSPEEMEEVEANVYLPRIQLEDHYELKSTLSSMGITDAFSTDHADFTGMSVEKELVLSQVFHKCFVDINEEGTEAASGSAADIVGRSDGGAVLFAADHPFLFFIRHNKTKSILFFGRFCCP